From Anopheles arabiensis isolate DONGOLA chromosome 3, AaraD3, whole genome shotgun sequence, a single genomic window includes:
- the LOC120901829 gene encoding ral GTPase-activating protein subunit beta isoform X1 yields the protein MYSEWASLYPVIAENINNAQTQSVLGKFSTVGGRDVAAVVIKQLASTLGITNNAEPSNLHTDQEVQWCMDVICHGLSLPLSEHDIIKDGVNIYCEWISAVLPQTKLSVPRPIIDDPNTYVRKIIKHLYNLFVPRPGEVWPFIYEEELGTDTINRQAVLCHRVLRTLQDTAQNSQILTVETWEALLLFLLAINEILLAPPIVKDDVGDQLCERVLSVLFEVWLLACSRCFPSPSLWKTFQESCAAWRHRIALVEQWNRVNLVLTAKLLEFTYGPAFPEMKIADEDAHLVPDGMTNDGIAQAWIRFLKILGAPTDLCCPQVISRTPQFIQAVLLNADGIEPQHHPCLLSLPQIFLKTMKGIAGLVDAFLGIAQYRMDESNLLESISQLTFTNNANGGGGVGGGMHSSSGSVISFRHSGGEIKSSVLRASGGLGGLGLGAALGVVGSNAAAGTGPTGSAPGVVSSGGGSGCINNVSIIGCSSSSSSAGSAGAANGGNVGFGFSYDTSTAAESLGFCNSKAALLIADTNGGPNSPTPPLQRRLAKSFSVAPSLPSAHAVISMAQAKGFTKGSFSGLTSSRSTSSSHPNNVPQSASLPSTGFSSMLSLCQENRYPLAANRPRCNSILHLFGEWLFDAAHIGGDTWMQNTKKRAAEAKRRPSSMIMDNRKGSLSQPPSLSEVNDVSPGLTIDKYESGKAEALGALCRIFCAKKTGEEILPVYLARFYMALHQGLKTNDSRECMETLASILYNSSDLFRIDLEGIQVLLPSFISALELILPEKDLRMRSQNVLINKTELRRAAINILLSMLALPLHFQTLPIRDIMGGPNDRSITFLHLKPRLINILMNALQVETDPQNTHMLLGGLHLCVQDSVTFEETENGSAEALHSLHPTAETSNLLSSACSEKSAYSMNSANSSIGGHSTATLSNEPSSLPAFDDFSSDIIHELELSSSAIYDSAHALFVRATYLVCHRLISSWKTDLNVSLAALELLTGLAGMRVKDSDVLECKRAVKWICDYICYQCSRPPPAHIKDLHSTIVAAFQCTSAWLMNHPYLLQDKECLTIVLEVVELGISGSKSVGKPGEPVKYKDEKELKPASMRVRDAAENMLTMILEQIDYFPNECGKQSLSSLLDEVVLAKHSNTSGEYVGELPQEQAIKKFKYFVTENSTVLALFEEPLGNDQDPQPTVTILIRGPFGRHAWTMQLRHLSRSKSGTKYHAPNPGRPVPMNDIMMRQEMEYKYFPDSVDRIPPCVVDYSIPTLDSAEQKIGNQSTKQLARLVEQQVGYEKLSWAETECSVDGLGHAQEASPPSVCHEFQAARLFLSHFGFLTIGQNNASGQKLDGSAPLLTTLDTSKPEFCQDLRMLDKMSPRSCDTIHVFYVKAGQSTEAEIIGNMDPENLSSIEPHFWRMLYTIGWPVAVQEHAGWTGFIGTSWKIPRDNKPCAQQGEQKTGSPEEWNLNGEKTVLYWADVSSEMAIVVPNRNNKVDLTTGEDTGAGDGSGCSSTTYERSVSEIQPRSSSVSTNQPRQYSLDSESARYGSMSKSADPIPPVRRRTGATKPSTLYTAPSAKILLVWLESYEDHLTFPIDGLLPYTRAGYSTQHGTVASIPSSECFIIYLHALSSSLLRVKLQGPVGRMNFAIPLIDGMVVSKRVIGSLIRQTACNMAKRKRLDNDSYQPPHVRRRIKIQEMMQRYKKDLTEPEMLADLFKSSI from the exons ATGTATTCCGAGTGGGCCTCACTCTATCCGGTAATTGCggaaaacatcaacaacgcCCAGACGCAGAGCGTGCTCGGCAAGTTCAGCACGGTCGGGGGCCGTGATGTAGCAGCTGTTGTGATCAAGCAGCTAGCCAGCACCTTGGGCATCACCAACAATGCAGAACCGAGCAATCTTCACACCGACCAGGAG GTGCAATGGTGCATGGATGTAATTTGTCATGGGTTGTCGCTGCCGCTGTCGGAGCACGACATCATTAAGGACGGTGTGAACATCTACTGCGAATGGATCAGTGCCGTGCTGCCCCAGACCAAGCTCAGTGTGCCCCGGCCAATAATCGACGATCCGAACACTTACGTTCggaaaataatcaaacattTGTACAATCTCTTTGTGCCCCGCCCGGGAGAAG TCTGGCCTTTCATTTACGAAGAGGAACTAG GTACGGATACGATCAATCGACAGGCGGTGCTTTGCCATCGTGTACTACGCACGCTACAAGACACGGCACAAAACTCGCAAATTCTGACGGTAGAAACGTGGGAAGCATTGCTGCTGTTCCTGCTGGCCATCAACGAGATTCTGCTCGCACCACCGATCGTGAAGGACGACGTAGGCGATCAGCTTTGCGAGCGTGTGCTGAGCGTGCTGTTCGAGGTGTGGCTGCTGGCGTGCAGCAGATGCTTCCCATCGCCATCGTTGTGGAAAACGTTTCAGGAATCATGCGCCGCCTGGCGTCACCGCATCGCGCTGGTGGAGCAGTGGAATCGAGTGAATCTGGTGCTAACGGCGAAACTGCTCGAGTTTACGTACGGGCCAGCTTTTCCGGAAATGAAAATCG CCGATGAAGACGCTCACCTTGTACCGGACGGTATGACCAACGATGGTATTGCCCAAGCTTGGATACGCTTCCTGAAGATCCTCGGTGCGCCAACGGATCTGTGCTGTCCGCAGGTGATCAGCCGCACACCACAATTTATCCAGGCGGTGCTACTGAACGCGGACGGTATCGAACCGCAGCATCATCCCTGTTTGCTGAGTTTGCCGCAAATTTTCCTCAAAACCATGAAGGGAATTGCCGGACTGGTTGACGCTTTCCTTG GCATAGCGCAGTATAGAATGGACGAGAGCAATCTCCTCGAGAGCATCAGTCAGCTTACATTCACAAACAATgcaaacggtggtggtggtgttggtggtggaatgCATTCGAGTAGTGGATCCGTCATTAGCTTTAGACACTCCGGAGGCGAGATCAAATCGAGCGTACTGCGTGCCAGTGGAGGGCTCGGGGGACTTGGTCTCGGAGCCGCACTGGGCGTAGTAGGTAGCAACGCCGCCGCTGGCACGGGTCCGACGGGATCGGCACCGGGTGTAGTCTCTAGCGGTGGAGGTAGCGGTTGCATAAACAATGTTAGTATTATaggttgtagtagtagtagttcgAGTGCTGGAAGCGCCGGAGCTGCGAATGGTGGCAATGTGGGATTTGGTTTTTCGTACGATACATCAACCGCAG CCGAAAGTTTGGGATTTTGCAATAGCAAGGCGGCATTACTGATCGCCGACACAAACGGCGGGCCCAATTCTCCAACTCCCCCGCTGCAGCGCCGGCTGGCGAAGAGCTTCAGTGTGGCCCCATCGCTACCATCAGCACATGCGGTCATATCGATGGCGCAGGCGAAGG GATTTACGAAAGGATCGTTTAGCGGACTTACTAGCAGCCGCAGTACGTCATCTAGCCATCCGAACAATGTACCACAATCGGCATCTCTACCTTCGACGGGATTTTCGT CGATGCTGTCGTTATGCCAGGAAAACCGATATCCTTTAGCGGCAAACCGTCCCAGATGTAACAGCATCTTGCATCTCTTCGGCGAATGGCTGTTCGATGCAGCGCACATCGGCGGTGACACGTGGATGCAAAACACCAAAA AGCGAGCGGCCGAAGCGAAACGGCGCCCTTCGTCCATGATCATGGACAATCGCAAGGGCAGTTTATCGCAGCCACCTTCCCTGTCCGAGGTGAATGACGTTTCGCCCGGGCTTACGATCGACAAGTATGAGTCGGGCAAGGCGGAAGCCCTGGGCGCACTGTGCCGCATATTCTGTGCGAAGAAAACGGGCGAAGAAATTCTGCCCGTATACCTGGCCCGCTTCTATATGGCACTGCACCAGGGGCTCAAGACGAACGATAGCCGGGAGTGTATGGAAACGCTCGCCAGCATATTGTACAACTCTTCCGACCTGTTTCGCATCGATCTGGAAGGCATACAGGTGCTGTTGCCTTCGTTCATTAGCGCGCTGGAGCTGATTTTGCCCGAGAAGGACCTGCGCATGCGGTCGCAAAACGTGCTCATTAACAAAACCGAGCTGCGACGGGCGGCGATCAACATACTGCTCTCCATGCTGGCCCTTCCGCTACACTTCCAGACGCTCCCAATACGCGACATTATGGGTGGACCGAACGATCG AAGCATTACCTTCCTTCATCTCAAACCACGCCTTATCAACATACTCATGAATGCGTTGCAAGTGGAAACGGACCCTCAAAACACGCACATGCTGCTCGGTGGATTGCATCTGTGCGTCCAGGACTCGGTAACGTTTGAGGAGACGGAGAATGGTTCCGCGGAAGCGCTACATTCACTGCATCCGACTGCCGAAACCTCCAATCTGCTCAGCTCGG CCTGCTCCGAGAAGAGTGCCTACTCCATGAACAGCGCCAATTCCAGCATCGGTGGACACAGTACCGCAACACTTAGCAATGAACCTTCTAGTTTGCCGGCTTTTGATGATTTCTCATCCGACATTATTCATGAGTTAGAATTGAGTTCATCTGCAATTTATG ATAGCGCCCATGCGTTGTTTGTGCGAGCGACCTACTTAGTGTGTCATCGACTGATTTCGTCATGGAAAACGGATCTAAACGTATCGCTGGCAGCGCTGGAGCTGCTTACGGGCTTGGCAGGCATGCGTGTAAAAGACTCTG ATGTTCTGGAATGCAAACGAGCTGTAAAGTGGATCTGCGATTACATCTGCTACCAATGCTCGAGACCTCCGCCGGCGCACATTAAGGACCTTCACAGCACGATCGTGGCAGCGTTCCAGTGCACCTCCGCCTGGCTGATGAACCATCCGTACCTGCTGCAGGACAAGGAGTGTCTTACGATCGTGCTGGAAGTCGTGGAGCTTGGCATATCGGGCTCGAAAAGTGTCGGAAAACCGGGCGAACCGGTCAAGTACAAGGACGAAAAGGAGCTCAAGCCGGCCAGTATGCGTGTGCGCGATGCGGCCGAAAACATGCTGACGATGATACTGGAGCAAATTGATTACTTCCCGAACGAGTGTGGCAAGCAGTCGCTGTCGTCGTTGTTGGACGAGGTAGTGCTGGCCAAACATTCCAACACATCGGGAGAGTATGTGGGAGAGTTGCCCCAAGAGCAGGCGATCAAaaagtttaaatattttgtgacGGAAAATTCGACCGTGCTCGCGTTGTTCGAGGAACCGCTCGGTAACGATCAGGATCCTCAGCCAACGGTTACAA TTCTCATTCGCGGTCCATTCGGACGTCACGCCTGGACGATGCAATTGCGTCATCTGTCCAGAAGCAAATCGGGCACAAAGTACCATGCGCCCAACCCGGGCAGACCGGTGCCCATGAACGACATTATGATGCGCCAGGAAATGGAGTACAAATACTTTCCCGACTCTGTTGACCGTATACCACCGTGTGTGGTAGATTATTCCATTCCGACATTGGATTCAGCGGAGCAAAAGATTGGCAACCAGTCCACCAAACAACTGGCCCGGCTAGTGGAGCAACAGGTGGGCTACGAAAAGTTATCCTGGGCCGAAACGGAGTGTTCCGTCGATGGGCTGGGGCATGCACAGGAAGCATCACCACCGAGCGTCTGCCACGAGTTTCAAGCGGCGAGACTGTTTCTGTCCCATTTTGGATTCCTTACCATCGGCCAGAACAACGCTAGTGGTCAAAAATTGGACGGCAGTGCACCGCTGCTAACGACGCTGGACACATCCAAGCCAGAGTTTTGTCAGGATTTGAGAATGTTGGATAAAATGTCTCCCCGGTCCTGTGACACGATACACGTGTTCTACGTGAAGGCCGGTCAAAGCACGGAGGCGGAAATCATCGGCAACATGGATCCGGAGAATCTCTCCTCGATTGAGCCGCATTTTTGGAGGATGCTGTACACGATCGGCTGGCCAGTGGCGGTGCAAGAGCACGCGGGCTGGACCGGTTTCATCGGCACCAGTTGGAAGATTCCGCGAGACAATAAACCCTGTGCGCAGCAAGGCGAGCAAAAGACCGGCTCGCCGGAAGAGTGGAATCTGAATGGGGAAAAGACGGTGCTCTACTGGGCCGATGTTTCCTCCGAGATGGCAATCGTGGTGCCGAATCGTAACAACAAGGTGGACCTAACGACCGGCGAAGATACAGGCGCAGGCGACGGAAGCGGTTGTTCCTCGACGACGTACGAGCGTAGCGTAAGCGAAATACAGCCCCGCTCGTCCTCTGTTTCGACCAACCAGCCACGCCAGTACTCGCTGGACAGTGAATCGGCCCGCTACGGTTCGATGAGCAAATCGGCCGATCCGATTCCACCGGTGCGCCGCAGAACGGGGGCAACCAAACCGAGCACGCTGTACACGGCACCTTCGGCCAAGATTTTGCTCGTTTGGCTGGAAAGCTACGAGGATCATCTAACGTTCCCGATCGATGGACTGCTGCCCTACACCCGAGCCGGTTATTCCACCCAGCACGGGACTGTGGCGTCGATTCCATCGAGTGAATGTTTCATCATCTATCTGCACGCACTTTCCTCGAGCCTGTTGCGTGTGAAGCTGCAAGGACCGGTGGGCCGGATGAACTTTGCCATCCCTCTAATAGACGGAATGGTAGTGAGCAAGCGCGTGATCGGATCACTGATTCGCCAAACCGCGTGTAACATGGCGAAACGAAAGCGTTTGGATAACGACTC cTATCAACCGCCACACGTTCGACGCCGCATCAAGATCCAGGAAATGATGCAAAGATATAAGAAAGATCTGACCGAGCCGGAGATGCTGGCTGACTTATTTAAATCGTCCATATAA
- the LOC120901829 gene encoding ral GTPase-activating protein subunit beta isoform X6 yields the protein MYSEWASLYPVIAENINNAQTQSVLGKFSTVGGRDVAAVVIKQLASTLGITNNAEPSNLHTDQEVQWCMDVICHGLSLPLSEHDIIKDGVNIYCEWISAVLPQTKLSVPRPIIDDPNTYVRKIIKHLYNLFVPRPGEGTDTINRQAVLCHRVLRTLQDTAQNSQILTVETWEALLLFLLAINEILLAPPIVKDDVGDQLCERVLSVLFEVWLLACSRCFPSPSLWKTFQESCAAWRHRIALVEQWNRVNLVLTAKLLEFTYGPAFPEMKIADEDAHLVPDGMTNDGIAQAWIRFLKILGAPTDLCCPQVISRTPQFIQAVLLNADGIEPQHHPCLLSLPQIFLKTMKGIAGLVDAFLGFTKGSFSGLTSSRSTSSSHPNNVPQSASLPSTGFSSMLSLCQENRYPLAANRPRCNSILHLFGEWLFDAAHIGGDTWMQNTKKRAAEAKRRPSSMIMDNRKGSLSQPPSLSEVNDVSPGLTIDKYESGKAEALGALCRIFCAKKTGEEILPVYLARFYMALHQGLKTNDSRECMETLASILYNSSDLFRIDLEGIQVLLPSFISALELILPEKDLRMRSQNVLINKTELRRAAINILLSMLALPLHFQTLPIRDIMGGPNDRSITFLHLKPRLINILMNALQVETDPQNTHMLLGGLHLCVQDSVTFEETENGSAEALHSLHPTAETSNLLSSACSEKSAYSMNSANSSIGGHSTATLSNEPSSLPAFDDFSSDIIHELELSSSAIYDSAHALFVRATYLVCHRLISSWKTDLNVSLAALELLTGLAGMRVKDSDVLECKRAVKWICDYICYQCSRPPPAHIKDLHSTIVAAFQCTSAWLMNHPYLLQDKECLTIVLEVVELGISGSKSVGKPGEPVKYKDEKELKPASMRVRDAAENMLTMILEQIDYFPNECGKQSLSSLLDEVVLAKHSNTSGEYVGELPQEQAIKKFKYFVTENSTVLALFEEPLGNDQDPQPTVTILIRGPFGRHAWTMQLRHLSRSKSGTKYHAPNPGRPVPMNDIMMRQEMEYKYFPDSVDRIPPCVVDYSIPTLDSAEQKIGNQSTKQLARLVEQQVGYEKLSWAETECSVDGLGHAQEASPPSVCHEFQAARLFLSHFGFLTIGQNNASGQKLDGSAPLLTTLDTSKPEFCQDLRMLDKMSPRSCDTIHVFYVKAGQSTEAEIIGNMDPENLSSIEPHFWRMLYTIGWPVAVQEHAGWTGFIGTSWKIPRDNKPCAQQGEQKTGSPEEWNLNGEKTVLYWADVSSEMAIVVPNRNNKVDLTTGEDTGAGDGSGCSSTTYERSVSEIQPRSSSVSTNQPRQYSLDSESARYGSMSKSADPIPPVRRRTGATKPSTLYTAPSAKILLVWLESYEDHLTFPIDGLLPYTRAGYSTQHGTVASIPSSECFIIYLHALSSSLLRVKLQGPVGRMNFAIPLIDGMVVSKRVIGSLIRQTACNMAKRKRLDNDSYQPPHVRRRIKIQEMMQRYKKDLTEPEMLADLFKSSI from the exons ATGTATTCCGAGTGGGCCTCACTCTATCCGGTAATTGCggaaaacatcaacaacgcCCAGACGCAGAGCGTGCTCGGCAAGTTCAGCACGGTCGGGGGCCGTGATGTAGCAGCTGTTGTGATCAAGCAGCTAGCCAGCACCTTGGGCATCACCAACAATGCAGAACCGAGCAATCTTCACACCGACCAGGAG GTGCAATGGTGCATGGATGTAATTTGTCATGGGTTGTCGCTGCCGCTGTCGGAGCACGACATCATTAAGGACGGTGTGAACATCTACTGCGAATGGATCAGTGCCGTGCTGCCCCAGACCAAGCTCAGTGTGCCCCGGCCAATAATCGACGATCCGAACACTTACGTTCggaaaataatcaaacattTGTACAATCTCTTTGTGCCCCGCCCGGGAGAAG GTACGGATACGATCAATCGACAGGCGGTGCTTTGCCATCGTGTACTACGCACGCTACAAGACACGGCACAAAACTCGCAAATTCTGACGGTAGAAACGTGGGAAGCATTGCTGCTGTTCCTGCTGGCCATCAACGAGATTCTGCTCGCACCACCGATCGTGAAGGACGACGTAGGCGATCAGCTTTGCGAGCGTGTGCTGAGCGTGCTGTTCGAGGTGTGGCTGCTGGCGTGCAGCAGATGCTTCCCATCGCCATCGTTGTGGAAAACGTTTCAGGAATCATGCGCCGCCTGGCGTCACCGCATCGCGCTGGTGGAGCAGTGGAATCGAGTGAATCTGGTGCTAACGGCGAAACTGCTCGAGTTTACGTACGGGCCAGCTTTTCCGGAAATGAAAATCG CCGATGAAGACGCTCACCTTGTACCGGACGGTATGACCAACGATGGTATTGCCCAAGCTTGGATACGCTTCCTGAAGATCCTCGGTGCGCCAACGGATCTGTGCTGTCCGCAGGTGATCAGCCGCACACCACAATTTATCCAGGCGGTGCTACTGAACGCGGACGGTATCGAACCGCAGCATCATCCCTGTTTGCTGAGTTTGCCGCAAATTTTCCTCAAAACCATGAAGGGAATTGCCGGACTGGTTGACGCTTTCCTTG GATTTACGAAAGGATCGTTTAGCGGACTTACTAGCAGCCGCAGTACGTCATCTAGCCATCCGAACAATGTACCACAATCGGCATCTCTACCTTCGACGGGATTTTCGT CGATGCTGTCGTTATGCCAGGAAAACCGATATCCTTTAGCGGCAAACCGTCCCAGATGTAACAGCATCTTGCATCTCTTCGGCGAATGGCTGTTCGATGCAGCGCACATCGGCGGTGACACGTGGATGCAAAACACCAAAA AGCGAGCGGCCGAAGCGAAACGGCGCCCTTCGTCCATGATCATGGACAATCGCAAGGGCAGTTTATCGCAGCCACCTTCCCTGTCCGAGGTGAATGACGTTTCGCCCGGGCTTACGATCGACAAGTATGAGTCGGGCAAGGCGGAAGCCCTGGGCGCACTGTGCCGCATATTCTGTGCGAAGAAAACGGGCGAAGAAATTCTGCCCGTATACCTGGCCCGCTTCTATATGGCACTGCACCAGGGGCTCAAGACGAACGATAGCCGGGAGTGTATGGAAACGCTCGCCAGCATATTGTACAACTCTTCCGACCTGTTTCGCATCGATCTGGAAGGCATACAGGTGCTGTTGCCTTCGTTCATTAGCGCGCTGGAGCTGATTTTGCCCGAGAAGGACCTGCGCATGCGGTCGCAAAACGTGCTCATTAACAAAACCGAGCTGCGACGGGCGGCGATCAACATACTGCTCTCCATGCTGGCCCTTCCGCTACACTTCCAGACGCTCCCAATACGCGACATTATGGGTGGACCGAACGATCG AAGCATTACCTTCCTTCATCTCAAACCACGCCTTATCAACATACTCATGAATGCGTTGCAAGTGGAAACGGACCCTCAAAACACGCACATGCTGCTCGGTGGATTGCATCTGTGCGTCCAGGACTCGGTAACGTTTGAGGAGACGGAGAATGGTTCCGCGGAAGCGCTACATTCACTGCATCCGACTGCCGAAACCTCCAATCTGCTCAGCTCGG CCTGCTCCGAGAAGAGTGCCTACTCCATGAACAGCGCCAATTCCAGCATCGGTGGACACAGTACCGCAACACTTAGCAATGAACCTTCTAGTTTGCCGGCTTTTGATGATTTCTCATCCGACATTATTCATGAGTTAGAATTGAGTTCATCTGCAATTTATG ATAGCGCCCATGCGTTGTTTGTGCGAGCGACCTACTTAGTGTGTCATCGACTGATTTCGTCATGGAAAACGGATCTAAACGTATCGCTGGCAGCGCTGGAGCTGCTTACGGGCTTGGCAGGCATGCGTGTAAAAGACTCTG ATGTTCTGGAATGCAAACGAGCTGTAAAGTGGATCTGCGATTACATCTGCTACCAATGCTCGAGACCTCCGCCGGCGCACATTAAGGACCTTCACAGCACGATCGTGGCAGCGTTCCAGTGCACCTCCGCCTGGCTGATGAACCATCCGTACCTGCTGCAGGACAAGGAGTGTCTTACGATCGTGCTGGAAGTCGTGGAGCTTGGCATATCGGGCTCGAAAAGTGTCGGAAAACCGGGCGAACCGGTCAAGTACAAGGACGAAAAGGAGCTCAAGCCGGCCAGTATGCGTGTGCGCGATGCGGCCGAAAACATGCTGACGATGATACTGGAGCAAATTGATTACTTCCCGAACGAGTGTGGCAAGCAGTCGCTGTCGTCGTTGTTGGACGAGGTAGTGCTGGCCAAACATTCCAACACATCGGGAGAGTATGTGGGAGAGTTGCCCCAAGAGCAGGCGATCAAaaagtttaaatattttgtgacGGAAAATTCGACCGTGCTCGCGTTGTTCGAGGAACCGCTCGGTAACGATCAGGATCCTCAGCCAACGGTTACAA TTCTCATTCGCGGTCCATTCGGACGTCACGCCTGGACGATGCAATTGCGTCATCTGTCCAGAAGCAAATCGGGCACAAAGTACCATGCGCCCAACCCGGGCAGACCGGTGCCCATGAACGACATTATGATGCGCCAGGAAATGGAGTACAAATACTTTCCCGACTCTGTTGACCGTATACCACCGTGTGTGGTAGATTATTCCATTCCGACATTGGATTCAGCGGAGCAAAAGATTGGCAACCAGTCCACCAAACAACTGGCCCGGCTAGTGGAGCAACAGGTGGGCTACGAAAAGTTATCCTGGGCCGAAACGGAGTGTTCCGTCGATGGGCTGGGGCATGCACAGGAAGCATCACCACCGAGCGTCTGCCACGAGTTTCAAGCGGCGAGACTGTTTCTGTCCCATTTTGGATTCCTTACCATCGGCCAGAACAACGCTAGTGGTCAAAAATTGGACGGCAGTGCACCGCTGCTAACGACGCTGGACACATCCAAGCCAGAGTTTTGTCAGGATTTGAGAATGTTGGATAAAATGTCTCCCCGGTCCTGTGACACGATACACGTGTTCTACGTGAAGGCCGGTCAAAGCACGGAGGCGGAAATCATCGGCAACATGGATCCGGAGAATCTCTCCTCGATTGAGCCGCATTTTTGGAGGATGCTGTACACGATCGGCTGGCCAGTGGCGGTGCAAGAGCACGCGGGCTGGACCGGTTTCATCGGCACCAGTTGGAAGATTCCGCGAGACAATAAACCCTGTGCGCAGCAAGGCGAGCAAAAGACCGGCTCGCCGGAAGAGTGGAATCTGAATGGGGAAAAGACGGTGCTCTACTGGGCCGATGTTTCCTCCGAGATGGCAATCGTGGTGCCGAATCGTAACAACAAGGTGGACCTAACGACCGGCGAAGATACAGGCGCAGGCGACGGAAGCGGTTGTTCCTCGACGACGTACGAGCGTAGCGTAAGCGAAATACAGCCCCGCTCGTCCTCTGTTTCGACCAACCAGCCACGCCAGTACTCGCTGGACAGTGAATCGGCCCGCTACGGTTCGATGAGCAAATCGGCCGATCCGATTCCACCGGTGCGCCGCAGAACGGGGGCAACCAAACCGAGCACGCTGTACACGGCACCTTCGGCCAAGATTTTGCTCGTTTGGCTGGAAAGCTACGAGGATCATCTAACGTTCCCGATCGATGGACTGCTGCCCTACACCCGAGCCGGTTATTCCACCCAGCACGGGACTGTGGCGTCGATTCCATCGAGTGAATGTTTCATCATCTATCTGCACGCACTTTCCTCGAGCCTGTTGCGTGTGAAGCTGCAAGGACCGGTGGGCCGGATGAACTTTGCCATCCCTCTAATAGACGGAATGGTAGTGAGCAAGCGCGTGATCGGATCACTGATTCGCCAAACCGCGTGTAACATGGCGAAACGAAAGCGTTTGGATAACGACTC cTATCAACCGCCACACGTTCGACGCCGCATCAAGATCCAGGAAATGATGCAAAGATATAAGAAAGATCTGACCGAGCCGGAGATGCTGGCTGACTTATTTAAATCGTCCATATAA